Sequence from the Flavobacterium sp. J372 genome:
TGTTGGGTTGTGAGTCATCATCGCTGCATGATGCCATAAATAATCCGCAAAATATTATGCAGATAATGCCTGTAAGTTTTAATGTTTTCATAGTGAGTAGTTTTGATTACCTTGCAAAGATGCGGTTGCAATCAAAGCTGCTCAATACGTAGAGTTACGTATATTTAGAATACGATGTGTGGATGGAGTTGCTGCAAATCGCTGATTTTCTGTTCAATGTTTGCAATAAAAGCTGCGTGTGCAGCTGAATTTGGATTAAAGGGGCGGTGCTGAAGGCCTTTTTGTATAGCATCCACCTCAAGCATTGTTTTTTGTGCTTCTTCAGAGATATAGGCATG
This genomic interval carries:
- a CDS encoding GSCFA domain-containing protein, producing MMDELRDYRFYAADMIHPSETAINYIWERFTHAYISEEAQKTMLEVDAIQKGLQHRPFNPNSAAHAAFIANIEQKISDLQQLHPHIVF